A genomic window from Catenulispora sp. MAP5-51 includes:
- a CDS encoding phytanoyl-CoA dioxygenase family protein translates to MLSNEQLKEFVERGYLVVPGVVRSELVDRANRRIDELVAAEPPLEGHVGHHFYFPNAKDEPALIAPLMDAGPDGTSAFAHAEALADPGLLEAPWQVQVALNIPPHPHQPGRPHIDAAISEPTPGFMPNTFTMLAGVFVTDQTSENSGNLWVWPGTHRRHAEYFRELGVEAYCAYPDIDLPEPEQVTARAGDLLLAHYLLGHNIGGNESETTRRMLYYRVSCRGHFDQPARILVEPWYEYAPLRFLI, encoded by the coding sequence GTGCTGAGCAATGAACAGCTGAAAGAGTTCGTCGAGCGGGGATACCTGGTCGTCCCGGGTGTCGTCCGATCCGAGCTGGTCGACCGCGCGAACCGCCGGATCGACGAGCTGGTCGCCGCCGAACCGCCGCTCGAAGGCCATGTGGGACACCACTTCTACTTCCCGAACGCCAAGGACGAGCCGGCGCTGATCGCACCGCTGATGGATGCCGGGCCCGACGGGACGAGCGCCTTCGCGCACGCCGAGGCGCTGGCGGACCCCGGGCTGCTGGAGGCGCCGTGGCAGGTGCAGGTGGCTTTGAACATCCCGCCGCACCCGCACCAGCCGGGACGGCCGCACATCGACGCCGCGATCAGCGAGCCGACGCCGGGCTTCATGCCGAACACCTTCACCATGCTGGCAGGGGTGTTCGTCACGGACCAGACGAGTGAGAACTCGGGCAACCTGTGGGTCTGGCCGGGGACGCACCGCAGGCATGCGGAGTACTTCCGGGAACTCGGCGTCGAGGCGTACTGCGCGTACCCGGACATCGACCTGCCCGAGCCGGAACAGGTCACCGCGCGCGCCGGCGACCTGTTGCTCGCGCACTACCTGCTCGGGCACAACATCGGGGGGAACGAGTCGGAGACGACGCGGCGGATGCTGTACTACCGGGTCAGCTGCCGTGGGCATTTCGACCAGCCGGCGCGGATCCTGGTCGAGCCGTGGTACGAGTACGCGCCTCTTCGTTTCCTGATTTAG
- a CDS encoding sterol desaturase family protein → MRRVIDGIDLTTLAIPFYVLFMALELLSLRFFPDPGEQGYTVKDTTTSLTMGIGSIVCNLGWGLVTVAAVAGVHAVSPWRIGSSLTSWLILFVAYDFFYYWEHRANHRVRILWASHVVHHSSRHYNLSTALRQTWTGVGNTVFLLPLALAGFPSYMIFATAAMNLLYQFWIHTERIGKMWRPIELVMNTPSHHRVHHGSNQGYLDKNYGGVFIVFDRLFRSFEPEGEPVQYGLTKNIGTYNPLRVAVHEYAAIARDVRGAEDWRARFGYVLRGPGWSPAVRPAPAAAVTA, encoded by the coding sequence ATGCGCCGTGTGATCGACGGCATAGACCTCACGACCCTCGCGATCCCGTTCTATGTGCTGTTCATGGCGCTGGAGCTGCTCTCGCTGCGGTTCTTCCCGGACCCGGGCGAGCAGGGCTACACCGTCAAGGACACCACGACCTCGCTGACGATGGGCATCGGCTCGATCGTCTGCAACCTCGGCTGGGGACTGGTGACGGTGGCCGCGGTGGCCGGCGTGCACGCGGTCTCGCCGTGGCGCATCGGCAGTTCGCTGACCAGCTGGCTGATCCTCTTCGTCGCGTACGACTTCTTCTACTACTGGGAGCACCGCGCGAACCACCGCGTCCGCATCCTGTGGGCCTCGCACGTGGTGCACCACTCCAGCCGGCACTACAACCTGTCCACCGCGCTGCGCCAGACCTGGACCGGCGTCGGCAACACGGTGTTCCTGCTGCCGTTGGCGCTGGCCGGCTTCCCGTCGTACATGATCTTCGCGACGGCGGCGATGAACCTGCTGTACCAGTTCTGGATCCACACCGAGCGGATCGGGAAGATGTGGCGGCCGATCGAGCTGGTGATGAACACCCCCTCCCACCACCGCGTGCACCACGGGTCCAACCAGGGCTACCTGGACAAGAACTACGGCGGCGTGTTCATCGTCTTCGACCGGCTGTTCCGCTCCTTCGAGCCCGAGGGCGAGCCGGTGCAGTACGGCCTGACGAAGAACATCGGCACGTACAACCCGCTGCGGGTCGCAGTCCACGAATACGCCGCGATCGCGCGGGATGTGCGCGGCGCCGAAGACTGGCGGGCCCGGTTCGGCTACGTGCTGCGCGGTCCGGGCTGGTCACCGGCCGTCCGCCCGGCGCCGGCCGCGGCCGTGACGGCGTAA
- a CDS encoding SRPBCC domain-containing protein, with the protein MMQVTREPQERHYTTGFTVDRTPREAYDAVVNVRGWWSEAVEGTADRVGGVFDYRYQDVHRCKVRIAELVPDRKVVWHVEENYFDFIEDQAEWTGTDIVFEILPTDGGAELRFTHVGLVPQDECYDVCANAWAGYIGGSLRALIETGQGHPNPKADGDAPAHQDAATVIRAERARD; encoded by the coding sequence ATGATGCAAGTCACAAGGGAACCGCAGGAACGGCACTACACCACCGGCTTCACCGTCGACCGGACGCCCCGCGAGGCCTACGACGCCGTCGTGAACGTGCGCGGCTGGTGGTCCGAGGCGGTCGAGGGGACCGCCGACCGGGTCGGCGGCGTCTTCGACTACCGGTACCAGGACGTCCACCGCTGCAAGGTCCGCATCGCGGAGCTCGTCCCGGACCGGAAGGTCGTCTGGCACGTCGAGGAGAACTACTTCGACTTCATCGAGGACCAGGCCGAATGGACCGGCACCGACATCGTCTTCGAGATCCTGCCGACGGACGGCGGCGCCGAGCTGCGTTTCACGCACGTCGGCCTGGTCCCGCAGGACGAGTGCTACGACGTGTGCGCCAACGCCTGGGCCGGCTACATCGGCGGCAGCCTTCGTGCCCTGATCGAGACCGGCCAGGGGCATCCCAACCCGAAGGCGGACGGAGACGCCCCGGCGCACCAGGACGCGGCCACCGTCATCCGGGCCGAGCGCGCTCGGGACTAA
- a CDS encoding MarR family winged helix-turn-helix transcriptional regulator: MSARQENESDKWGEDGVISFAVRHVWLGMRAAIEDELAEFGLTVPQFATLMMLDGSPGLSVAEVARLCGSTRQSANEMVAGLEAHGLVERSPHPTDRRAHQVHATEAGREMFQKARPAVRRREDELEAGLSPEVRKAAREWMEALAASCGA, from the coding sequence ATGTCCGCACGGCAGGAGAACGAATCCGACAAGTGGGGCGAGGACGGAGTCATCAGCTTCGCTGTGCGCCACGTCTGGCTCGGCATGCGCGCGGCCATCGAGGACGAGCTCGCCGAGTTCGGGTTGACCGTGCCGCAGTTCGCGACGCTGATGATGCTGGACGGCTCGCCGGGCCTGTCCGTCGCCGAGGTGGCCCGGTTGTGCGGCAGCACCCGGCAGTCCGCGAACGAGATGGTCGCCGGCCTGGAGGCCCACGGCCTGGTCGAACGCTCCCCGCACCCGACCGACCGGCGCGCGCACCAGGTGCACGCGACCGAGGCCGGACGCGAGATGTTCCAGAAGGCCCGGCCCGCGGTGCGCAGGCGGGAGGACGAGCTGGAGGCCGGCCTGAGTCCCGAGGTGCGCAAGGCCGCGCGCGAGTGGATGGAAGCGCTCGCGGCGTCGTGCGGGGCTTAG
- a CDS encoding winged helix-turn-helix transcriptional regulator gives MLGKTYDSQVCSIARTLEVVGERWSLLIVRDALFAGATRYSDFQRSLGIATNILKSRLDGLVETGVMQRHQYSRQPEQYEYLLTDKGRALAHSLVALSEWGDQWATDGEPPILYVHSVCGTGVTQQTVCAHCGVVDDPAEIRAEIGPGMPADRVPA, from the coding sequence ATGCTGGGGAAGACGTACGACTCGCAGGTCTGCTCGATCGCGCGGACGCTGGAGGTGGTCGGCGAGCGCTGGAGCCTGCTGATCGTCCGCGACGCGCTCTTCGCCGGCGCGACGCGCTACAGCGACTTCCAGCGGAGCCTCGGGATCGCGACCAACATCCTCAAGTCCCGCCTCGACGGCCTGGTCGAGACGGGCGTCATGCAGCGGCACCAGTACTCGCGGCAGCCGGAGCAGTACGAATACCTGCTGACCGACAAGGGGCGGGCACTGGCACACTCGCTGGTCGCGCTCTCGGAGTGGGGCGACCAGTGGGCGACGGACGGGGAGCCGCCGATCCTGTACGTGCACTCGGTGTGCGGCACCGGGGTCACGCAGCAGACGGTGTGCGCGCACTGCGGTGTCGTGGACGATCCGGCGGAGATCCGGGCCGAGATCGGGCCGGGGATGCCGGCCGACCGGGTTCCGGCTTAG
- a CDS encoding TROVE domain-containing protein, whose translation MVKFNKAATKSTATFEGGKAYKRDAKSDLFLLAVTNMVGEDTFYESADVRDERYRTLVRAVAVTDPEWMLRFVTWLRGAANMRSAAIVAACEAVRARLDAGAPGHGRQLIAAACQRADEPGEVLAYWTGRYGRALPKPVKRGVADAVKRLYTEYSFAKYDSDSKGFRFGDVIDLVHPAAADDKPWQGELFRHALDRRHNRDNPVPEALPMLTARARLLSLPVDERRPALLAGVAEGTGGGPERLAEAGMTWEALAGWLQGPMDRAAWEAVIPSMGLMALARNLRNFDEAGVADEAAWKVCSRFLDAAQVSRSRMLPYRWLSAYKAAPSLRWGHALEGALGHAIAGIPELPGRTLVLVDTSGSMTGRVSARSMVTHLDIGALIGVALADRAAGSGRLGDVDLVGFADGVFTHELAKGGSVLRAVEAFTKRSGEVGHGTRMVDAIANSYDEHDRVVIVSDMQTFPYYYNRDKGADAFIPDTVPVFGINTTGYGPSALPPGKQNRFEIGGFSDKVFTMFGLLAAGDGPAWPF comes from the coding sequence ATGGTGAAGTTCAACAAGGCCGCGACCAAGTCCACCGCCACCTTCGAGGGCGGCAAGGCCTACAAGCGCGACGCGAAGTCGGACCTGTTCCTGCTCGCGGTCACCAACATGGTCGGCGAGGACACCTTCTACGAGTCCGCCGACGTCCGCGACGAGCGGTACCGCACGCTGGTGCGGGCCGTCGCCGTCACCGACCCCGAGTGGATGCTGCGCTTCGTGACCTGGCTGCGCGGCGCGGCGAACATGCGCAGCGCGGCCATCGTCGCGGCGTGCGAGGCGGTGCGGGCCCGGCTGGACGCCGGCGCCCCCGGGCACGGCCGGCAGCTGATCGCCGCCGCGTGCCAGCGTGCCGACGAGCCCGGCGAGGTGCTCGCGTACTGGACCGGCCGCTACGGCCGCGCGCTCCCGAAGCCGGTGAAGCGCGGCGTGGCCGACGCCGTGAAGCGGTTGTACACCGAGTACTCGTTCGCGAAGTACGACTCGGACTCCAAGGGCTTCCGGTTCGGCGACGTCATCGACCTCGTGCACCCGGCCGCCGCGGACGACAAGCCGTGGCAGGGCGAGCTGTTCCGGCACGCGCTGGACCGCCGCCACAACCGGGACAACCCGGTGCCCGAGGCACTGCCGATGCTGACCGCGCGGGCCCGGCTGCTCTCGCTGCCGGTGGACGAGCGGCGCCCGGCGCTGCTCGCTGGGGTTGCTGAGGGTACCGGGGGTGGTCCGGAGCGGCTGGCCGAGGCCGGCATGACCTGGGAGGCGCTGGCCGGCTGGCTGCAGGGCCCGATGGACCGGGCGGCCTGGGAGGCGGTCATCCCGTCGATGGGCCTGATGGCGCTGGCGCGGAACCTGCGGAACTTCGACGAGGCCGGGGTCGCCGACGAGGCGGCCTGGAAGGTCTGCTCGCGGTTCCTGGACGCCGCCCAGGTGTCGCGGTCCCGCATGCTGCCGTACCGGTGGCTGTCGGCGTACAAGGCCGCGCCGTCGCTGCGGTGGGGCCACGCGCTGGAGGGCGCGCTGGGGCACGCGATCGCGGGCATCCCGGAGCTGCCGGGCCGCACCCTGGTCCTGGTCGACACCTCCGGGTCGATGACCGGGCGGGTGTCGGCGCGCTCGATGGTCACGCACCTGGACATCGGGGCGCTGATCGGGGTCGCGCTGGCGGACCGCGCGGCCGGCTCCGGGCGGCTGGGCGACGTGGACCTGGTCGGCTTCGCCGACGGCGTGTTCACGCACGAACTCGCCAAGGGCGGCAGCGTGCTGCGCGCGGTGGAGGCGTTCACGAAGCGCTCCGGCGAGGTCGGGCACGGAACGCGCATGGTCGACGCCATCGCGAACTCCTACGACGAGCACGACCGGGTGGTGATCGTCAGCGACATGCAGACGTTCCCGTACTACTACAACCGGGACAAGGGCGCGGACGCGTTCATCCCGGACACGGTGCCGGTCTTCGGGATCAACACCACGGGCTACGGCCCGAGCGCGTTGCCGCCCGGAAAGCAGAACCGGTTCGAGATCGGCGGCTTCTCGGACAAGGTGTTCACCATGTTCGGTCTGCTCGCCGCCGGTGACGGACCCGCGTGGCCGTTCTGA
- a CDS encoding DHA2 family efflux MFS transporter permease subunit yields the protein MSAATSTAGPPSGRRQSLILTVLIFAQLLIWIDGTVLSTAYETLADPVRGLGATPGQLQWATGSYTLVLATVTFTGGALGDRFGHRNTLLAGMALFGLASVFAAYSHSTGELIAARAVMGLGAALLIPATLAVISFTYPPEKRPQAFGVLSSFAGVGIAAGPVLAGLMLANFWWGSVFLINVPVVVVGLIAIARTVPNFQPPAKRGLDFPGLVLSTAGLGLLSYGLIRAGQDGTVTEPQVWSTVVAGLALTAAFVAVELRRTHPSFDPRLFRLRQFAAGNVTLTLLFLALSASGFYFAFYLQGARGYSALRASLIGIPGALGVVVGGPLAAKLARRTSVRRVSGTALVVSTITLAVFSRIGLQMPIPAYIAIAIVQATAIGMTIAPLTGAILGSLPLAQAGAGSAVNATMRQTGSVLGIALGGTVLSIGYRHAISGSVAGLPAAVKQQAETSAEMARNVARHNGIPGLAHQADLAFVHAMHTGMVWSAAATGIGAVLVFAGFAKPRKAKAITVEPEVAAIVPESASA from the coding sequence ATGTCCGCAGCCACGTCCACCGCCGGCCCGCCGTCCGGCCGCCGGCAGAGCCTGATCCTGACCGTCCTGATCTTCGCGCAGCTCCTGATCTGGATCGACGGCACCGTCCTGTCCACCGCCTACGAGACCCTCGCCGACCCGGTGCGTGGCCTGGGCGCCACCCCGGGCCAGCTCCAGTGGGCCACCGGCTCCTACACGCTGGTGCTGGCCACCGTCACCTTCACCGGCGGCGCCCTCGGCGACCGCTTCGGGCATCGCAACACCCTGCTGGCCGGCATGGCGCTGTTCGGCCTGGCCTCCGTGTTCGCCGCGTACTCGCACAGCACCGGCGAGCTCATCGCGGCCCGCGCGGTCATGGGCCTGGGCGCCGCGCTGCTGATCCCGGCGACCCTGGCGGTGATCAGCTTCACCTACCCGCCCGAGAAGCGTCCGCAGGCCTTCGGCGTGCTCAGCAGCTTCGCCGGGGTCGGCATCGCCGCCGGACCCGTGCTGGCCGGGCTGATGCTGGCGAACTTCTGGTGGGGCTCGGTGTTCCTGATCAACGTGCCGGTCGTGGTGGTCGGCCTGATCGCGATCGCGCGCACGGTTCCGAACTTCCAGCCGCCGGCCAAGCGCGGGCTGGACTTCCCCGGCCTGGTGCTGTCCACCGCCGGCCTCGGCCTGCTGTCCTACGGCCTGATCCGCGCGGGCCAGGACGGGACCGTCACCGAGCCGCAGGTGTGGAGCACGGTCGTCGCCGGGCTGGCGCTGACCGCCGCGTTCGTGGCCGTCGAACTGCGCCGCACGCACCCCAGCTTCGACCCCCGGCTGTTCCGGCTGCGCCAGTTCGCCGCCGGCAACGTCACGCTGACGCTGCTGTTCCTGGCGCTCAGCGCGAGCGGCTTCTACTTCGCGTTCTACCTCCAGGGCGCCCGCGGCTACTCGGCGCTGCGCGCCAGCCTGATCGGCATCCCCGGCGCGCTCGGCGTCGTGGTCGGCGGGCCGCTGGCGGCGAAGCTCGCGCGCCGCACCTCGGTCCGCCGGGTCAGCGGTACCGCGCTGGTGGTCTCCACGATCACGCTGGCGGTCTTCTCCCGCATCGGACTGCAGATGCCGATCCCCGCCTACATCGCCATAGCCATCGTCCAGGCCACCGCGATCGGCATGACGATCGCCCCGCTGACCGGCGCGATCCTGGGCTCGCTGCCGCTGGCCCAGGCCGGCGCGGGCAGCGCCGTGAACGCCACCATGCGGCAGACCGGCAGTGTGCTGGGCATCGCGCTGGGCGGCACGGTCCTGTCGATCGGCTACCGGCACGCGATCAGCGGCTCGGTCGCCGGCCTGCCGGCGGCGGTGAAGCAGCAGGCTGAGACGTCGGCGGAGATGGCCCGGAACGTGGCCCGGCACAACGGCATCCCGGGCCTGGCGCACCAGGCGGACCTCGCGTTCGTGCACGCGATGCACACCGGCATGGTGTGGTCGGCGGCGGCGACCGGGATCGGGGCGGTGCTGGTGTTCGCCGGATTCGCCAAGCCCAGGAAGGCAAAAGCAATCACGGTGGAACCCGAGGTGGCGGCAATCGTTCCGGAATCCGCTTCGGCGTAA